GATCAGTATGAGCTGCCATTGCCATTTGCAACTGTATTGCCTTACCATTTGGTCAGAAAAGCCTCCTGTTGTCCCAAGACTAAATTTTTGCCCAAATCTAATAGGTTCATCCACTGTACCTCCATCCACACTGTTAAGAatgtaaaaagggaaagaaaaaaaaaagagccattCAAATGACCAGCTTTATTATTCTTTGCTGATGTTGTTTAGATCTGATGTTTTACAAGAATACTAGGTGATATTGGGCCATGTTTGGTATTCTGCAGCTGAAACATGGCCTGCATTCTACCAAATGCTAGTGAACTTAGTTCTGTTTTCCCTTCTAAGCTGATTTAAACTTCCTTTGGAATGATTCACAGTAATAGGCAGAGCAAAATCAAGTTTAATGTGTGACCTGAGTTAAAATCTCTTTCTTAAGTGAATTAATCTTACTCAAATTCACTTGTATACTAGCAAGCTTCATTGCATGTTTCTCACATTCAAATGATCAGCTTTATTAttctttgctgttgttgttttgatcTGATGTTTTATAAGAATACTAAGTGATATTGGGCCATGTTTTGTATTCTGCAACTGAACCATGGCCTGCATTTTACCAAATGATAATGAACTCAGTACTTAAGTAAATTAATCTTGCTCAGATTCACTTGTATACTAGCAAGCTTCATTGCGTGTTTCTCACAAGTAGATACTGCAAGATAAAAGAGTAACTGAAAACAATTTACTGgattaaaaccaaccaaaccaaaccaaaccaaaacaaatggtTCATAAAGGGCCAAACCTTAAAATATGAAAAGTATTTCGGCGCACAGGGTCCACACCCTTGACTGCGCTGACTCCGCTGGGGGCTCGCAGCGGTGCGGCCGAATAAACGTAGCTGTCATCCAGGGGCACCGCCAGCGCCAGGCTGCCGCACGCCCCGGGGTCACGCTCCACCGGCGCCGCCGGGGCTGGGTTCAGCAGCAGCACGGCGTCTCCGAAGTGAACAAATCCGTCCTTGGATACTGACAGCTCTGTCTGAATTCAAACGTACAGAATGATCTCAATCTAATACCAGCTGTATTTTTCAGCACAGGAGATGCTTATCCCATAGTGTTCTTAACCCGTGAAGAACACTGGGCGTAGCTATGCCGTTCTGTGTGGAGACGTAAAGGGTTGACACAATCTTCCTTAAGCATTACCTTCTGTAAAACATTCTCTTGCAGGCTGTTTATTTTCTGCACGAGAAGTTCTCCGCGTTCTCTCTTACGCATGAAGTCCTTCAGGCGCTCCTGCTTGCAGAGAGAGGGCGGACGCGTTACCCGGCGCCCACAACCGCAGCTTTAAACCGAACCTAAAGCATTCGGGGGAGCTCCGGGAGGTGGAGGGGTGGCAAGCGCGGCCGCCCGGCACCTGCGGGCAGCGGGGTCCAGCCGTACCTCCTCCAGCTGCGCCTCCTCTCTCCAGTTGCCGATGAGGACCCTGGGCCTGTGGCCGGCCATGGCTGCGCGGCGCCGCCGTCGCCATGGCGATTACCTGCCTCCCGATTGGCTAGCGGCTGCGGCGGCGGAGCGCAGCCCGCCGATGAACGGCGGCGAGCGGCACGGAGCGGGGCGGGCTCTGCCCGAAAGccgagagagggaggggaggggggcggCGGTGGTGATGATGAGCGGGGGCAGCCCGGGGTGCACAGTGTGGGAAACGTTCACAGCACCTCAAGTAAGAGGCTGCAGCGCCGTGGGCGTGCCCGCGGGGTGGGGGTAGTGCCAGAACGGGCGGATGGGAGCGAGTTTCTCGAATTAGGCTACCCACCTGCCAGGCCGAGATGTAGCAGCAGCAGGCGGTAGCAGGCACAAACGAGAAATTGCTGGTTTGCACAACCTGacagctcctggagcagctcttgctCTCCCCTGGGCCGGTTCGGCTGCGCCCCTtgtctcctcctgcagccacgTGCTGAGAGGGCAGCAACTGGGCATCTCTGACCCTCCTCACACCTGGCTGAGGGGATTCAGATCGCCTGGGGTGATGCTGACACCTTTTCAGGAGCCATTGTAGGTGAAAATACTTCTGTGTCTGGTCCAGCTGTACGATGGTACTGTTGCACAAGTGCAAGGTGCTGAAATTCTAGAATCTGAGGTGAGCTACAGATTTAGCATGGGGCTTTCTTTACAGTCAAATGGCTTTTCCTACTCTGTACTAGTCAAGATGTATCATCTTAATGCAACAACTGAGCTCCTGACGTCTACAGCATATTGTCAGTTGTAGACTTGTGGAATtatttgggttgaaaggaaccttaaagagcatctaattccacccctcctgccatggacagggatacctcccactagatcaggttgctcaaagcctcatccaacctggccttgaacacttccagggatgggacatccacagcttctaggattagggggaatggaacaaagctggaagtgaggagattgagactggatgtgaggaagaagttcttcaccatgagagtggtaagaCCCTGGAACGGATTGCCCagggttgaggccccatccctggagatgtttaaggccaggctggatgaggttctggccagtctgatctagtgtgaggtgtctctgcccatggcagggggattggaactagatgatccttgtggtcccttccaaccctgactgattctatgattctctgggcaacctgttctactgtctcaccagcctcatggggaagaacttcttcctttaaTCTAGTCTGAGTGGTTGTATGAGGTGAATGTTTTGGTAACAAATACTTTAGTTTGTTGGTATTTTAGTTTTGAAATCTACTACGCAGAGGCAGGCTCAGTATGCTGTTTGCTTCCCAGGCAGCTTAAGAGAGCAGTTTTCAGCAGTGGTGTAGAACCTTACACAGACCATTTAATCCCTTAACAACTGCAGTGGTATTCTTGCAGGCTTACTGTTGTAACGTTTCAGTGCTGCACAACTTAAAAAGCttaacagaaaatgttttctcgGCGGACAGTTGGGCTGCATGTTATCATCAGCCAGTTTTGACAACCAGTCATACTAAACCTCGtctttttgcctttgttttcgTAAACCCAGAAGTCGTTGCACAGGAAGTTCCTCAGCACACCGCAGCCCTTTGGAGCCCCGAATACAACCGTGCGGTGCTCCAACAGCACCACCTCGTGGTCAGCTCAGCTTAGTGACGCTCTCCCGCCCCTAGCCCTGCCAGAACCAATCCTGGAATTAACTAAGACGGGGAAGAAACTTTGCTTATGTTGGGCCAATATCGAAAGCCAAACAAACTGTGGAATAATCAGATGTGATTTGATATCTGAAGTCTCTTCAGAAATCAAAAATGGATGTAATTAATTTCCTGTGTTGGCAGTAATTTCTATTTAGCACTTAAGAAGCGTTCATGCTTTTCACAGAGCTAAGGTGTTGATTAGGCTGACTGGGTTAATCACAACTGTATGCAAATGATAACATGGATTTAACACACTTTTGTTTATACTGCATCTGATATTGGAACCTAAACTATTTACTTTTGTTTCTCTCAACGTGCAATGTCTGGGAATTttcaaatctctcttttttttttcttttgtttcagaatTAAATCAATATCCATTAATAAATCATTGTTATAAACCAATGTattctgctcagctctgttaTTAAGAAGACCTCATCCACTCTATCTTGCTGTGCATGTAGCTAATATATAGAATTCACTCTAAACTTGCATAGTTTTGTAGCCTTATGCACCATCTGGACTTAGTTACAGATTCTGATGCAATTATACAGAAAGAAGTATTTCTACTCAAAATGAAACTGTCTAAAGAAATATCTCCATGTACCACTTAGTGGGTTTagagaatcgtagaatcattttggctggcaaagatctttaagatcatcgagtccagccatcagcctTGTGTGTCATGCCTGTCCTTGTCACCTGGAAGGCTTTGCTTTCAGATTGCAGCATTccatgcaaacaaacaaaaagaggtTTCTGTGAACATGTTAGCAAAGggagcagctttcctgcaggacaGGCTACAGGCCTGTTCAACTCTACTCAGGTTCCTTTTGAGCAGATAAAATCTATGTTTACTCCTGACAGTTGTCTGCATTATTGAATGGTGTGAGGGAAGGCTGTACTTGTGAAAGAACTGGTCTGTGTTTTGTGTACACAGATTACCTGGGTTTAAAGGTAGCTGTGGTTTACTGGAAACATTAGCATTGCCCTTCTCATCTTTAAGCCTTTGTTAAATCAAATGACAGTCAGTGTGCTTCCAGAGACTCCTCCCTTActgttctcttttctctttttcagtgaaagagaacaaggtGCCTGAGAAGATCCAAAGTACCATCCAGACCTGGCTGAGCCATGAGTTGGCATAAAGGGCTGGTTAGGCTCTTTACTGCCTTAAGATCCTCATAAGCCTGTGAGATGGAGCATGGTTAAAACACTTGACTGCAGAAGTGCACTGCTACCTGTCACTAGTACCAGTTTGATCAGATCTGGGAAAGGGCAAGCTCTGAATGTGTGTGAACATCAACATGAAGTCCAAGAAAAAGGTATGTCATCTTCATTGAGGGGGAGTGGCAGGGCAGTAAGTTTTCTGTGATCTCATTTCATGGTGAAAAGCTGGATTTTTcactcctgtgcctgctgcttgtCAAGGTATGGATTTCTATTCATACTGCAAAAAAACATGCAGGCAGGATGAGAATATTTTTAATACCTGCATTTAATGGCTTGGGAAAGTAtctgtgtggggtttttctcctgatttatttttttcctgctggaaaTCACCAATGTGATCAATTTGACTGACAACACAGACTAAGTGCACAGGAGTGAAGCATGTTCTCTGGGACAATTGGTCTCCTTTCATTTTGTTATTTCACACTGAGATTATTCTGAGACATGCTATGAATCAGAGCACAGCTATCATTTATCTTTGCTGTTATTAGCTTTCTGGCTATTAAAATGATTAATCTGCTAGTTAATGATATAATTCAGTTTCTCATTCTAACCTATTCCCCAAACACTGATCTGTTCACAGCACAGAAGGAATTCAGCAGTTTATAGGATAAGCTTTAGGGATTGTTTTTCTGCCAGGTCCTTGTGCTGATGTCTCCCATTTTGGCTGTGAATTTCAGTGTGAAGTTTTCCTGTACTGCTTGTTGCTGAGGAGCAATCAACGTGTCCATGCTATAGTAGTTTCTGAAATGTATCAAACCATTAAAGAGACCACAGGAAAGGGGAGCAGGACTCTCATGTGTTGTATTGGCAGTATAAGTTTGCCACATAAGTAGGAAGACAAGTGGACATTTTCCTGATAGTAGATTTGGTTGAAGGCATCCAAAGCTGCTATGATTGCCTATGTGGTTGTTTTATAACCAAAAAATTCTGCtagagaaagagggaagggagagaggatcATTTGCAATGCATTTGGGGCCACCAAACACTTGCCTGTTAAAGTTTGGATCCAGTTATCCATATCTCTGTGACATTTTCATTCTACTGTTCTCTAATTCAGATTTGCAGAGAGATTGCCTTTATGAGAAATTGTTTTCCAATGGAAcattttctcctcacattgagctATTTTATCATGACTGAGCATGCTGCCTTTGTGAAGAGTTTTATCCTGGGCCTGGCTGACTCTTATTCAAGAGGTGTGCTTGAAAAACCCCTGGAGCTCTGAACCTCTCAGGATGATGTTGTCATTTCCAGAGCAGTCACTTAAGAAAAGCATATAGAAATCTTAAAGTATGTCTCCAAGGAATAACCTTGCATTGTGCAAAGAGCTCTGGTTTCACTCTGAAGAAGCTAGAATGCTTTCATTCGTTAAGAAATAGCTCAGCTGAGTGTTTGCTAGACCAGGCAGAACCACTGTTAACCAAGctgtatttttgcttttctttatctTCACATGTGCAGGATGCATGGCTACCTCCCAGGCAATTCAGAAATCCTGATTTTGTTAAGCTATGGAGTTGTTTGTCCAAGGTGTTGTGGCCAGAACAATGAGACTGGCCATGCCACTGGCTAGGTGACAGTTTTATATCACATTTTCAGTATTTAATCTACATGGTATGATCTCAGCTGACTTCTTTTAAGTACTGCTTCCCCAGGACCTACTTGAAGAGATTCCTGTTGAGTGATGTTCCACCCTACTTCCAATATATGGAGTGCATTGCATTTGCTGAACTGCAAAGTTCTGTCCTCACCCACAGGCACTGACACAAAATCATTGTGGGTGAGGCGTGGTCCTGTTTATAATGGGTGGAAATCAGGTCACTGTCTCTCTTGTTTACTGATCTGTTTAAACTTTGGTTTCCATGAATACTCATGCTTGAGATTCTGAAATTTGCTTTTTGCTAGCAATTTTTGTATAAAAAGTAAGAACATGATtgcctgcagggaaaaaaaaaaaggcaaaaaaaaaaaaaaagcccaaactcCATGACGTTAGCTGCCTGCCTCTGGGGGCTGTTCTAGCATGCAGTCCTGCAGTGTGAGCCCACAGCCCCTGAAACAGAAAACCAACATCTCTGTGTGACCTCTTCTGAACTCAGACCAGTCTGTTTCTCCCAACTTTAGGGCCAGCTACACACAGTGCTTATGGCTGTCCTGGTTGCCCAGTGCAGCcttgcctgctgctcctccttacCTTCTGCTGTGAACTGTTGGTGTGCATCAGGCATGGCCCTGCTATCTTACTCCTTTCCTTTTGGACTCTGCTTCCCTTTGATGATAGTGCTAGGGCAGCAAACAGTCTGTTCCCTTAGTTTTCCATAGTGGAAATAAGTGCTTCAGTCTCCTGACGCAGAGCAGTGACAAAGGACATGAGAGATGTGGCAGCCCACCTGCAAACCTTTGCTAAATGTGCTTGGTAGGAGCTGCATCCCATTGAACCCACAGCAGAAGGTTTTCTGTAAGAGTGAAGGTGCAGAAATAAAGAGATGGCAGAGACCAGAgcactttggttttgtttagctCAATCTGTGTGTTACAGAAACTGAACTGCTGAGAAACAGGAACAGAAACTGGCTTAGGTACGTCTGCACAGAGCTTGAACCAGTTAAACAGCCCTGGCGAAACAAAAAGGAGCACCATGAGGATCCTTTGTCCTGAGGGGGAAAGAACATGTGTATTGTAATTGTTTTGAACGTTTTCTGCCACCATGCTGCTATTTATGGCTGCAGTTTGGATGACCTTATTCTGGCACTGCGTTTCTATCAGACAGCACGGcccactgaaaatattttatacGTCTGAAGAGCCTGGCAGCTGTTCCAGTTTGAGACTCTGGACATTTTGGTATTTCTTTATTGGTATTGCTTAGTAAAACAGCACTTTTTAGTTGGCAGTGttctctgagctgcaggagagagagtATTTCAGGGTGATGCTGAGGACTCGAGGAACAGAgcactggatgaggcctttaagcagctgagtctagttgagaggtgtccctgcccatggtggggaggttagagcagatgatctctgagtcccttccaccctgagctgttctaggatTTTCTGATCCTGTGAAATTCTGATTCTGCTACTAACCTTGACATTCAGATTCTGAATTCAGTCACTGCAATGCCCGGTGTGTGTGCTAGTGTCACAGCAGCCATCCTTTGAACACCTCCTCTGGGGACAAATCACTCTCTTGCTGAAATAACTTTCAGGTTTTGGTGTTCTCCTGCTTGCTCTTCTCAGTGGAATGGAATGACACGGAATTGGCCATTTTCCTCCAAATTTTACCTGAATTgccctaggaaaaaaaaaaaaagaaagaaagaaaacaaaaagaaaaaacaaaccaaccaacacaaaaaaaaaaaaaaaaaaaaaaaaaacaacaaaaaaacggGGGggtacaaacaaacaaacaaacccaaaaagaaGCAACCCCTGGATCAGtgtaaaagcaaaggaagagaagcagaatgTTTGTTCCCAGGGCCACTACCTCGGCTgtgagaggagagctgctgtgccGGTGCCCGCAGGGCTCGCCCAGCGCTCCACCAGAGGGGGTGTACTGCAAAGGCAGCGCTGGAGCTGCGCCGCTGGCTCAGGTGCAGGGAGCGCTAAGGTTCACTTCAGAAGGAGAGGTGTTTAAAATGTGTCACTTACCTGcagcttcccttcctccttcagcAGGGTCTCTGGCAGCAGAAAGCTGATTTCAGCAATACGTGCAGAACTAAGTAGGAAGGTATGGGTACGCTGTGAAGATCAAGGGCCATGTGCATCGACGTCGTTTAAGCTTTGAGAGCCCGTCTAAGAGGGAGGAAGCAGACATCCAAATGAGCACACAGAGTTATCCTAACCCATACAATCTGTTCTTTTCCTACGTGGTCCTAAAAAACTCTCCTTTAATCTAGGTAGACGTTACTGAGGCGTAAGTAAAATCAAACAAATGCAGAAGTTTCAGAACTATTTAGCTTTTTAACTGGTGCTTTCACGTGGAAAGTGAAACCCCAGTTATCTTTGAGCACCCTTAATCAGAAGTAACTGCAGGAAACAAGAAATGAAAGGACAGAGTTGGTGATGTAAGAACTAATGGCCCGTGGTCCGTGAGAGAAAAGCTAACAgagttttcttcttgttgcagTACACCACTGCTGTGGAGGGGACTCAGATCTGTGTAAGATGAGTCCAAGAGGGAAGACAACTGCGTTTCCCTCCATTGTATCTACTCTTTTGACATTCAGCATTGTTCTCTGTCTTACAGAAGCCATGTGGGGATGGAGCTCTCTCTGGAAAACAATCACTACCTCCACAAAGATCTTTTCAACCTCTGCtgatgctggcagcagcctttgcagacagagcagcagtggtgcctcACAGAAGCCTGCCCTGATTCCCCATGATGTAACAAGGTATGGAAACAATCCAGGAGGATCAGTTCTGAGACACATTTCTAAATGAAGGCAGTTGTGTGAGAATGCGAATCCCAAGGCTTAAGAGTACAAATGTGCAGGTATGGTGATGATTAAGGCTTTTATGTCAAAATATGGGTGAATGTGCCAAATATGAAGCATCAAAGAGCTGGATAAGTTATCAAAGAAGTTTCATATGGTAACTTGGACCACTTGTGCATGATATGACCTCCAGAAACTGAGGGTGAAttcagagaggagaaagctgaagtAACCTTGGGAGACCAGCTAGATCTGAACACTGGCAgtaagaagagaggaaaagtttACCTTAGTTGATGGAGGAATAAATGGCATCCTTCTGATTCTTTCAAACTCAGGGCATGAAGGAAAAATCAGATCTGAGCATGTGGTCCTGGTTGACAAGGAGCACAATGGTGTTAGCATGACACACAGGAAAGCTTTAGAATGAACAGAAATTTTCCTTGCctcctgctctcttttcttGCATTGTTCTGCTCCTCTCAAATTCCATTTTAGTTACTTTTGCCACCTCTCAAGTTGTTTTCTTCactcattttgtttctttttcctaatcCTGTATCTCATGGAATCCATCAAGGCTGCTTAGTCCCTTGAGAGTTCCTGAGCACTCCAGATGAGATCCTACACTTagaggcattttttttctgagatgaaCTCCTGCAGGTGCATGCTGAACACCCTACAGATTCCTGTTATTGTATCCATTATTTTTGGCAACcactgctctcttttcttctcctcttgtgCTTGTTAGACCCTGTCTAAAATAGAGACCACAATAAAATGCAG
The DNA window shown above is from Indicator indicator isolate 239-I01 chromosome 16, UM_Iind_1.1, whole genome shotgun sequence and carries:
- the CFAP161 gene encoding cilia- and flagella-associated protein 161; its protein translation is MAGHRPRVLIGNWREEAQLEEERLKDFMRKRERGELLVQKINSLQENVLQKTELSVSKDGFVHFGDAVLLLNPAPAAPVERDPGACGSLALAVPLDDSYVYSAAPLRAPSGVSAVKGVDPVRRNTFHILSVDGGTVDEPIRFGQKFSLGTTGGFSDQMLYLASDHKSFLRFAKKSHLQQVFLTEEMSYLTCWQAAFWDPQLRLEHEGFPVPANSKIIITHCHTNRSLAVPRNFWTRSYFGKEYEVVCHTYLDSHKAEEDKNYWEIVTGNPSNRDGSMLNRPDPQPGGIRKELCEEA